The DNA window CCGGCTCATGTCCGAGGGATCGGATTTCGACATCTTCTTGGACCCGTCCCGCAGGCTCATGACGCGGGTGGCGGCCCCTTCGATTACCGGCTCGGTTATGGGAAAGAAATCGACCTCGAAATCGTTGTTGAACTTGATCGCAATGTCGCGTGTCAGCTCCAGGTGCTGCTTCTGGTCCTCGCCCACCGGCACATGGGTGGCGTGGTAGGTCAGGATGTCGGCGGCCATCAGTGCGGGGTACGCAAACAGACCCAGCGACGCATTTTCCTGGTTCTTGCCGGCCTTGTCCTTCCACTGGGTCATCCGCTTCATCCAGCCCATGCGGGCGACGCAGTTGAAGATCCAGGCAAGCTCGGCATGGGCCGAAACCTGACTTTGGTTGAACAGGATCGACCGCGCCGGATCGACGCCCGACGCGATGAATCCCGCGGTCAGCTCGCGGGTGGCGCGGCGCAGGGCCTCGGGGTCCTGCCAGACGGTGATGGCGTGCATGTCGACCATGCAGAAGATCGACTCGACCCCGCTGTCCTGGCTGTCGGCAAAGCGTTTCAGCGCACCGAGGTAATTGCCCAGATGCAGGTTGCCGGACGGCTGAATGCCCGAGAAGACGCGGGGGGTGAAGCTGGCCTCGGCCATGGCGGACTCCGTCTGGAAATTTGTGTCCGCCTCGCTTACTGCTGCGGCCAACAGCCGTCAAGGAGGCCACACCGATGTCCGACCCCCGAGCCACAGGTCCCGGCGACAGCCCGGTCAACCCGATCCCGCCGCTGGTGCTGGCCATCGTCGCCGCCATGGCCGCCGCCGAGGCGGTGTTCCAATTGGGCGCGCGCGGTATGGCGGGCGGGCCCGAGGCGATCGGCTGGCGCATATCGACCATCCAGCAGTTCGGGTTTTCCAACCGGGCGATGACCTGGATGCTGGAGACCGGTCAGTTAAGAATTGATTATCTTATCCGCTTCGTCACCTATCCCTTCGTTCATGCCAGCCTGTTGCAGGCGGTTTTCGCCATCGTGATGACGCTGGCCATCGGCAAATTCGTGGCCGAGCGCATGGCCGGATGGGCGGTGGCGATTTTATTTTTCGCTTCATCCATCTTCGGCGCGCTGGTCTTTGGCCTGATCTATCCTGACGGGCCGGGGTTAATAGGGGGTTTCCCCGGCGTCTATGGCCTGATCGGCGGCTTTACCTGCCTTGTCTGGCTGCAACTGGGCGCGATGGGCGAAAACCAGATGCGGGCTTTCGTGATGATCGGCGTTCTGTTGGGGCTGCAGCTGGTCTTCGGGCTGCTTTACGGCAACAATTTCACATGGGTGGCCGATATTGGCGGCTTTGTGGGCGGGTTCTTTTTGTCCTTTCTTCTGCTGCCCGGCGGGATGAGGCGGCTGCGGCAGAAGCTGCAGCGGCGTTAGAGCGCACGTCCGGGGAGCGCAAAACCGGTGCCCAGTTTTGCGCGACGTTCTCTAGCGGCGCACCGCGTCGCGGAATTCCGAGATGCGGAACGCGCCCAGAAGCTGGCCGAGGCCGAAATAGGCAAGGCTGCCAAGCCCGATCAGGATCAGCAGTGCCAGCCAGCGCCAGCCGCCCAGCCCGAAGAACGGCGTCATCAGCACTTGCAGCCCCCACAGGACGACGCCCAGCAGGACCGAGGCCAGCAGGATGCGCCAGATGCGGCGGCGGAAGCGGTCGTCGAAGCGCGCCACCTCGCCATAGCCCCGTGCACCGCGCAGCAGAAGCCAGACCATGACCCAGCCCGCCGCCGTGGCGGCGATGGCCGCGGCCCACCAGCCCACGACCTGTGCCAGCCCCACGGCCAGAACGGCATTCACCACCATGGCCACGAGGGCGTAGTGAAACGGTTTCTTCGTGTCCGACCGCGCGAAGAACAGCGGTTGCAGCACCTTTTGCAGCACGAAGGCGGGCAGGCCGAGGCCATAGATCATCACCGCGAGCGCGGTGGCGGCGGTGTCGTCGGCGTCGAACTTGCCACGCTCGAACAGGACCGACACCAGCGGCAGGGGGATCACCATCAGCGCCACGGCACAGGGCACGGTCAGCGCCAATGAGATCTCGGCGGCGCGGGAATATGCGTGGCGGGCGCCCTCGTGATCCTCGGCCTTCAACCGGCGCGACAGGTCGGGCAGCAGGACGATGCCGACGGCGATGCCGACGACACCCAGGGGCAGCTGGTAGAGGCGGTCGGCGGCGTAGAGCCAGCTGACGGCGCTTTCGGTGCTGGAGGCGACGAGCTGACCCACCACGAGGTTGACCTGTACCACGCCGCCGGCAAGGGCCGCAGGCACGGCGACGCGCACCAGCTTGGACATCTCGGGCGTCCAGCGAGGGCGGGTGGGCCGTATTGCCATGCCTGCACGGTCGGCAGCGATCCAGACGAGCGCCAGTTGCGCCACGCCGGCGAAAGGGATCGTCCAGATCAGCGCGTCGGCCACGGGGCCGCCCATGTAATGTGTGATCGCCATGGCGCCGACCAGCAGAACGTTCAGGATGACGGGCGCAGCGGCGGCGGCGGCGAAGCGCCCGGCGGCGTTGAGAACGCCGGAAAACAAGGCCGCAAGCGAGATGAAGAAGATGTAGGGAAAGGTGATGCGCGCGTAATCGACGGTGATGTCGAAGCGCGGATCGCCGTAGTATCCTTCGGCGGTGGCGTAGACCAGAACGGGCATGAAGATCATCGCCAGCGCGGTCAGGATCAGCAAAACGAAACTGAGGCCGGAAAGCGCCAGCCGGGCAAAGCCGATGGGGTCCTCGTCCGCCTCCAGCCGCTTGGAAAACATCGGGACAAACGCCGCGTTGAACGCGCCCTCGGCAAAGAAGCGGCGGAACATGTTGGGCAGGCGGAAGGCGGCGACATAGGCGTCCATCAGCACGCCGGGGCCGATGAGGTTGGCGATGATGACGTCGCGCACGAAGCCCAGGATCCGGCTGGCCAGGGTCCAGACGCCCACGGTCAGGACGCCGGAGAGGAGGCGGATGGGTTTCATGTGCGGTGCCTGCGTCTGCCTTGTTTTCAAGAGCATTAGCCGATTGCCGGGGGCGGGGGAAGTGCGGGAATGCGTGCCTGTTGGCCGAATCGCAGATTAACGCCCTGTTTCCGCTGATTTCGCATGTCGGTATCGCGTCGGTATTCGGGTGGTTTTGCGACGGTGGAATTTTCGCGTGTCGTGGCGCGGGCATTCGTGACGTGACCGCGCGGTGCGTTTGCCGCGTATTGAGGTCTGGCGTCCCGCAACGAGGGTGATAGCGTCGGGCAACCCCACCCCGACCGGAAGGTGCCGCCGATGACGACCTCGCCCTATGACATCCTGTTCGAACCGGTGCAGATCGGGCCCAAGACCACGCGCAACCGGTTCTACCAGGTGCCGCATTGCACCGGCATGGGCTTTCGCTATCCCCAGGCCGAGGCGGCGCACCGAGGCGTGAAGGCCGAGGGGGGCTGGGGCGTGGTCTCGACGCAAGAGACCGAGATCCATCCCAGTTCCGACCTGACGCCGGCCAACGAGGGGCGGTTGTGGGATGACGGGGATATCCCGGCGCTGCAACTGATGGCGGAGGCCGTGCAGGCGCATGGTAGCCTCGCGGCGATCCAGCTGGCGCATAACGGGTTTCACGCCACCGGGCGGTATGCGCGGCAGCCGATCCTTGCGCCGTCCCCGACGCCCAGCGACTGGGGCGATCCGTGGCAGGCGCGGGGCATGGACAAGGCCGATATCAAGGCGTTCCGGCGCTGGCATGTGGACGCGGCAAAGCGGGCGAAACGGGCGGGGTTCGACATCATCTATGTCTATGCAGGGCATGACATGACGCTGCTGCAGCATTTCCTGCTGGCGCGGCACAATCACCGGAGCGACGAATATGGCGGCAGTTTCGAGAACCGGCTGCGGCTGTTCCGCGAGGTGCTGGCCGATACGAAGGAGGCCGTGGGCGACAGTTGTGCCATCGCGGTGCGACTGGCGGTGGACGAGTTGATGGGCGCGGACGGGCTGCGGCACGAGGTCGAGGGGCGCGACATCATCGCGGCGCTGGCCGAGGAGCCGGACCTGTGGGACGTCAACATCTCGGACTGGTCGAATGACAGCCAGACGTCGCGCTTTGCCAAGGAAGGGTACCAGGAGCCTTACACGGCCTTTGTGAAATCCGTGACGACGAAGCCGGTGGTGGGTGTGGGCCGGTACACTTCGCCCGACACGATGGTGCGGCTGGTGAAATCGGGACATCTGGATTTGATTGGCGCGGCGCGGCCGTCGATTGCCGACCCGTTCCTGCCGAACAAGATCCGGGACGGGCGGCTGGAGGAGATCCGCGAGTGTATCGGGTGCAATATCTGCGTGTCGGGCGATCAGCTGTTGATGCCGATGCGCTGCACGCAGAACCCGACGGTGGGCGAGGAATGGCGGCGCGGCTGGCACCCGGAGGTGATGACCGGCGACAAGGTTGCGTCGGAGCGGTTCCTGATCGTGGGCGGCGGACCTGCGGGCATGGAGGCGGCGCGCGGGCTGGTTCAGGCGGGCCACGAGGCGGTGTTGGCCGAGGCCAGTGACGCCTGGGGCGGGCGTGTGGCCATCGAAAGCGCCTTGCCGGGGCTGGCGGAATGGGGTCGAGTGCGGGACTGGCGGCTGTGGCAGTTGCAGCAGAAGGATGCGGCCGATCTCTACCTGCAAAGCCGGCTGAGCGCGTCGGATATTTTGGACTACGGGATCGGGCGGGTGGTGCTGGCCACCGGGGCCAGCTGGCGGCTGGATGGCGTGGGGCGCACGCACCGCCTGTCGGTCGCGGCGTTCGGGGCCTTGCCGGTGCTGTCGCCCGAAAGTGCTATGCAGGGCGGGCTGGAGCAGGACGGGGCCACGGGGCCGATCGTGATCTATGACGATGACGGGTATTACCTTGGCAACGTGCTGGCCGAGCTTGCCGTGCAGACGGGCCGCGAGGTGGTCTTCGTGACGCCCGAAGCGGTTGTGGCGCCGTGGACGACGAACACGCTGGAGCAGGAGCGCATCCAGGCGCGGTTGATCGAGCTGGGGGTGACGATCATTGCGCTGCACAAGGTGGCGGAGGGCGACGGCAGCACGCTGGAACTGGCCTGCGTCTACTCGGATGCGCGGCGGCAGATCCCCTGCGCCACGCTGGTGCCGGTGACGTCGCGGGTGCCGAACGATGCGCTTTGGACCAATCTTAAGGAGCACGAGGCCGACTGGGATGCGGCGGGGATCAAGGCGGTGACGCGGATCGGGGACTGCTATTGCCCGGGCACCATCGCGGCGGCGGTGCATGCGGGGCATGACTTTGCCCGGACAGTCACCGGCGCGCAGATCGACCCGCCACGGCGGGGCGAGCGGGTGGATTTGCCGCCGGAGGGGTGACGTGGCGCGGACCGGAATTTTCGAAAATTCCGGGTGTGAAAATACGTATTTCCACAGCCATTTCCTGTGCAGGAAATGGGGCCCGCGAGACCCTGCAATGGACTTGGAGTGCAGTGACCGCTTCGAGCTCTTGTGAGACATCGGTGCTGAGCACCCAGCCGATTAACAGCCGCGAAGCGGCCCGGCCATCGTCAGCCCCTCCCTCGGGCTGGCGACTTGGCTGAGGCTGGGCGCAACGATCATTCCGAGGATGTATCTGGCAGGCATTAAGCGCTTCAGAATTGCCGTCGGAACGCCACCCCAGGGGCTGAAGAAGGCCTCCGTCGTGAACGGAAGCAAAGTCCGCATTGGCGACCTTCAGGCAGCTCGCGACGAAGGACCGGATCGAGCCGTCGCCGCGCATTCGGCGCGGCCTCAGGTCTCAGTCGGTTCAGTGACGTCCCTGTCACGCTCCCACCCTTCATGTTGCAGGGTTATGCGTTCGATCGCGGCCATGGCCTCGCCTTGGCTGTCCAACTCGGGGAGTGCCTCGTAGTCCGATACCCAAGCGCGGAAAACGTTGTAGCGAATGACGAGCTGTCCGGAGAGATTGTAGAGCTCGACCTGGATATCCTTGCGCATGTCCTTGAGCGAGACTGCCGCATCACCTTGCAGGGTGAAGACCTGATTGGCCCAATCCTCGAACGCGGTGTCGTGCGTGATGCCGCGCTCCAGCGTGATGGGTTCATAAGCGGTTTTGCCGGGGGAGCGGAGGGGGCGGCTGAGGGCGCCGCCTTCGCGGAGACTGAGAACCTCGGTCGAGCGTTTGAGCGCACTGACCTTGCTG is part of the Roseovarius sp. THAF9 genome and encodes:
- the murJ gene encoding murein biosynthesis integral membrane protein MurJ; this encodes MKPIRLLSGVLTVGVWTLASRILGFVRDVIIANLIGPGVLMDAYVAAFRLPNMFRRFFAEGAFNAAFVPMFSKRLEADEDPIGFARLALSGLSFVLLILTALAMIFMPVLVYATAEGYYGDPRFDITVDYARITFPYIFFISLAALFSGVLNAAGRFAAAAAAPVILNVLLVGAMAITHYMGGPVADALIWTIPFAGVAQLALVWIAADRAGMAIRPTRPRWTPEMSKLVRVAVPAALAGGVVQVNLVVGQLVASSTESAVSWLYAADRLYQLPLGVVGIAVGIVLLPDLSRRLKAEDHEGARHAYSRAAEISLALTVPCAVALMVIPLPLVSVLFERGKFDADDTAATALAVMIYGLGLPAFVLQKVLQPLFFARSDTKKPFHYALVAMVVNAVLAVGLAQVVGWWAAAIAATAAGWVMVWLLLRGARGYGEVARFDDRFRRRIWRILLASVLLGVVLWGLQVLMTPFFGLGGWRWLALLILIGLGSLAYFGLGQLLGAFRISEFRDAVRR
- a CDS encoding FAD-dependent oxidoreductase, with protein sequence MTTSPYDILFEPVQIGPKTTRNRFYQVPHCTGMGFRYPQAEAAHRGVKAEGGWGVVSTQETEIHPSSDLTPANEGRLWDDGDIPALQLMAEAVQAHGSLAAIQLAHNGFHATGRYARQPILAPSPTPSDWGDPWQARGMDKADIKAFRRWHVDAAKRAKRAGFDIIYVYAGHDMTLLQHFLLARHNHRSDEYGGSFENRLRLFREVLADTKEAVGDSCAIAVRLAVDELMGADGLRHEVEGRDIIAALAEEPDLWDVNISDWSNDSQTSRFAKEGYQEPYTAFVKSVTTKPVVGVGRYTSPDTMVRLVKSGHLDLIGAARPSIADPFLPNKIRDGRLEEIRECIGCNICVSGDQLLMPMRCTQNPTVGEEWRRGWHPEVMTGDKVASERFLIVGGGPAGMEAARGLVQAGHEAVLAEASDAWGGRVAIESALPGLAEWGRVRDWRLWQLQQKDAADLYLQSRLSASDILDYGIGRVVLATGASWRLDGVGRTHRLSVAAFGALPVLSPESAMQGGLEQDGATGPIVIYDDDGYYLGNVLAELAVQTGREVVFVTPEAVVAPWTTNTLEQERIQARLIELGVTIIALHKVAEGDGSTLELACVYSDARRQIPCATLVPVTSRVPNDALWTNLKEHEADWDAAGIKAVTRIGDCYCPGTIAAAVHAGHDFARTVTGAQIDPPRRGERVDLPPEG
- the trpS gene encoding tryptophan--tRNA ligase, producing the protein MAEASFTPRVFSGIQPSGNLHLGNYLGALKRFADSQDSGVESIFCMVDMHAITVWQDPEALRRATRELTAGFIASGVDPARSILFNQSQVSAHAELAWIFNCVARMGWMKRMTQWKDKAGKNQENASLGLFAYPALMAADILTYHATHVPVGEDQKQHLELTRDIAIKFNNDFEVDFFPITEPVIEGAATRVMSLRDGSKKMSKSDPSDMSRINLTDDADTISKKIRKAKTDPEPLPSEAKGLEDRAEARNLVNIYAALNDQSVDAVMRDVGGQQFGTFKPALAELAVEKLAPISQEMARLMQDTAEIDRILSDGAGKAREIAAPILKRTKDIVGMVGA
- a CDS encoding rhomboid family intramembrane serine protease, translated to MSDPRATGPGDSPVNPIPPLVLAIVAAMAAAEAVFQLGARGMAGGPEAIGWRISTIQQFGFSNRAMTWMLETGQLRIDYLIRFVTYPFVHASLLQAVFAIVMTLAIGKFVAERMAGWAVAILFFASSIFGALVFGLIYPDGPGLIGGFPGVYGLIGGFTCLVWLQLGAMGENQMRAFVMIGVLLGLQLVFGLLYGNNFTWVADIGGFVGGFFLSFLLLPGGMRRLRQKLQRR
- a CDS encoding phage tail protein, producing the protein MAQFPVNTHRLDPYKNFKFRVKWDGRFVAGVSKVSALKRSTEVLSLREGGALSRPLRSPGKTAYEPITLERGITHDTAFEDWANQVFTLQGDAAVSLKDMRKDIQVELYNLSGQLVIRYNVFRAWVSDYEALPELDSQGEAMAAIERITLQHEGWERDRDVTEPTET